One Paenarthrobacter aurescens TC1 DNA window includes the following coding sequences:
- a CDS encoding hypothetical protein (identified by Glimmer2; putative), translated as MSDQHHLTAGAGETWACASNGGKLGAVAYTFDVDFVHRNPILSTAIMSEWKTSTEAATLGKFYSSWSAFSLDHPRAAHWIALDAFFDDEVPLPLKVRTIAATGRRCIVLGRVSPVQRSALSAEGAVAILDDDWTAAEIPGQIEAIVVGAVPVLPAQSSIGSRLTDREIQVLELFAQRRALTASSLAAALGLRTTTVRGHLFRGRRKLTAAGLKCATRGELANALQEIGYSHTDAQWHAAGRW; from the coding sequence GTGTCAGATCAACATCACCTTACGGCTGGCGCGGGAGAAACCTGGGCTTGTGCATCGAACGGGGGCAAATTGGGAGCTGTTGCATACACCTTTGATGTCGATTTCGTCCACAGAAATCCGATCCTCTCCACGGCAATAATGTCCGAGTGGAAGACCAGTACCGAAGCCGCAACGCTGGGGAAGTTCTATAGCTCGTGGTCAGCCTTTTCGCTTGATCACCCAAGAGCTGCTCACTGGATAGCCCTGGATGCTTTTTTTGATGATGAGGTGCCCCTTCCACTTAAGGTTCGCACCATCGCGGCAACCGGCCGACGCTGCATTGTGTTGGGAAGGGTTAGCCCGGTTCAACGATCTGCGCTATCCGCAGAGGGTGCCGTTGCAATTCTGGATGATGACTGGACAGCTGCTGAGATTCCCGGGCAGATTGAAGCCATTGTGGTTGGGGCAGTACCCGTCCTTCCAGCACAGTCAAGCATCGGAAGTAGGCTCACCGACCGTGAAATCCAAGTACTGGAGCTCTTCGCGCAACGCAGGGCTTTGACAGCTTCGTCTTTGGCCGCAGCACTTGGACTCCGTACCACCACCGTGCGAGGTCATCTCTTCCGCGGGCGTAGGAAGCTCACTGCGGCCGGCCTCAAGTGTGCCACGCGTGGAGAACTTGCCAACGCACTTCAGGAAATTGGGTACAGCCACACGGACGCTCAGTGGCATGCCGCTGGGAGATGGTGA
- a CDS encoding putative Tat pathway signal sequence domain protein, with the protein MTLDKGKIKNPDINRRKVVIGTAWSIPLIAVAAATPAVAASLAPVVVTPGPGTVITDWKGDHHYGSNEEDADQRAYDFPVTVTDANGNPIVGASVTVQVSGQNEDGDVLGIYEYPAPDNDGPEEDQSRNASSVTGADGVALFAVSTQNLSSDEVPSTATMTVTVTYNGTTTVSVIKVVLNSSD; encoded by the coding sequence ATGACCTTGGATAAAGGCAAGATAAAAAATCCGGATATCAACCGACGTAAGGTTGTTATCGGCACGGCTTGGAGCATTCCACTGATTGCAGTAGCTGCCGCAACTCCGGCGGTCGCCGCCTCACTCGCTCCTGTCGTAGTGACGCCTGGACCCGGAACCGTCATCACTGATTGGAAGGGTGACCACCACTATGGGAGCAATGAAGAAGATGCGGATCAAAGGGCGTACGACTTCCCCGTCACGGTAACGGACGCAAACGGCAACCCCATTGTCGGGGCCAGCGTCACCGTTCAGGTCTCAGGTCAGAATGAGGACGGCGACGTCCTGGGTATCTACGAGTACCCGGCGCCGGATAATGACGGCCCCGAGGAAGATCAGAGCCGGAATGCCTCGAGTGTCACGGGCGCTGATGGTGTTGCACTCTTTGCAGTGAGTACACAGAACCTGAGCTCTGATGAAGTGCCATCTACCGCTACCATGACCGTGACGGTGACCTACAACGGCACCACCACGGTGTCTGTCATCAAGGTAGTTCTGAACTCAAGCGACTAG
- a CDS encoding hypothetical protein (identified by Glimmer2; putative) — MTTGSAESNHEIIAGVELAGKQAKDAIQGELSLRVLGAEVSVVLHAGVTEDLQTELRRAWSRCLDLPGESMPRPEKIPTAALAHSGERPFRATVSSAVGAAIVTGRTFKEFASELTSAVTLAGITAGRGDLVMLHAAALADRKTGRSVALVGRSGMGKTTATRRLGAALGYVTDETVAVDGSDVIVPYAKPLSVIVEDLAAPKHQIGPDELGLLVAPAKPTLASVVLLDRNPDASVPTVTALGHAEAIIELAPHTSSLSDVHQPLRRLCEILDATGGAVRVTYREAGDLAVLLPALLERPAISKTWTSVLGEGTQPPEQHGCDDGDRPALLKRAELVDAVEIPLADGDGSELIVMTGEGVVRLSGVGPAIWHALATPCDIDGLAMRIAPRIGLPTGYESHLLSSVEELQAHGLLIAA, encoded by the coding sequence ATGACTACAGGGTCGGCGGAGAGCAATCACGAAATAATTGCAGGGGTCGAGTTGGCAGGAAAACAAGCCAAGGATGCGATACAGGGGGAATTAAGTCTCCGTGTCCTGGGGGCAGAGGTCTCCGTGGTGCTGCATGCGGGAGTGACCGAGGACCTTCAAACGGAGCTGCGGCGTGCCTGGTCCCGCTGCCTCGATCTTCCGGGCGAGTCGATGCCGCGTCCCGAGAAAATCCCGACGGCAGCTTTGGCCCACTCGGGAGAACGTCCATTTCGGGCAACGGTCTCCTCGGCTGTTGGCGCCGCCATCGTAACCGGCCGTACATTCAAGGAATTCGCATCGGAACTGACAAGCGCCGTTACCTTAGCGGGCATCACCGCCGGCCGGGGTGACTTGGTCATGTTGCATGCCGCGGCACTGGCTGATCGGAAAACCGGCCGTTCCGTTGCCCTCGTAGGCCGTTCGGGCATGGGAAAGACCACCGCGACAAGACGCCTCGGCGCTGCTCTGGGCTACGTCACAGATGAGACCGTTGCTGTTGATGGCTCGGACGTGATCGTTCCGTACGCGAAGCCACTCTCCGTGATAGTCGAAGATCTGGCCGCTCCCAAGCATCAGATCGGCCCCGACGAACTTGGGTTACTCGTGGCGCCGGCCAAGCCGACGCTGGCGTCAGTGGTCCTGTTGGACCGAAATCCGGACGCCAGCGTGCCCACGGTCACCGCGCTGGGTCATGCGGAAGCGATTATCGAATTGGCACCGCACACCTCATCGTTGAGTGACGTCCACCAGCCGCTGAGACGTCTTTGCGAGATCCTTGACGCCACGGGTGGCGCTGTCAGGGTGACTTACCGCGAGGCGGGAGACTTGGCAGTCCTTTTGCCCGCGCTCCTTGAGCGGCCAGCCATCTCCAAGACGTGGACGTCAGTCCTGGGGGAGGGGACGCAGCCGCCCGAACAACATGGGTGCGACGACGGTGATCGCCCCGCGCTTCTCAAGAGAGCCGAGCTGGTAGACGCCGTTGAGATTCCGCTGGCAGATGGAGATGGATCAGAACTGATTGTCATGACCGGCGAAGGGGTAGTCCGGCTATCCGGTGTAGGGCCAGCGATCTGGCACGCACTCGCAACTCCCTGCGACATCGACGGCCTTGCCATGCGGATCGCGCCCCGGATAGGACTCCCAACCGGTTACGAGTCCCATTTGCTGAGTAGTGTGGAGGAACTTCAGGCCCATGGCCTTCTGATAGCCGCCTAG